From Verrucomicrobiia bacterium:
TTTCTACAGAAGGTTGGCTGATTTGGAACTGGCGGATTTTTGAACCGTACTGCTCTAGTGAGTAGTTAAAGAAGAGATAAGGGACAGTACTGCCATCTTTCAAGGTGATGAAATCCGTGACCCTGCCGTCAATGGCAGCGATTTTTTGATGGGCCAAGCCGCAAGGACAGACCTTCTTAGGTCCAGGCTTTCCCAGGTCGCCGGTATCGTACCGGATGAGGGGCATGCTGTACTTGTCCAAATGAGTAATGATCAGGCGGTTACTCTTCGTCTCCTTTTCTGGAAGGTATTCGACTATGAAGGATTCCATGTTGATATGAAGACCGTCTTGTTCACTGCACTCACTGGCCACAGCACCTAGCTCCCGCGAACCATAGCGGTCGTATACTTTGCCATGCACAGCTTCTTCAATAAGTGCCCGGTGATGGTCGTAGAGATTTTCAGACGTTGGGATAACCACGGGAATGGTGATATCGGTAATCCCTCTGTCCTTAATCATCTTGGCAAACTTCACCATGCTGGCGGTGTAGGCCGTAATGAGCATGGGTTTGCGCTGGCGGATAATAGCAATAAAATCATCAAACGAATCATCTAGGTCAAATGCGGACAGGTAAGTGTTCCGCATCAGACGGTTGAAGAGCTTATTGCTCGTATCCTGCTTATGGAAACCCCAGAGCGAAACATAGGGATGTCCCACCGCGTAGCCTCCCCAGTTCCAACTGCGGAGCGTGTACGCCGTACTTAAGTCCCGTGCCTCAACATCGCCCCTAAACTGGAAAGGCTGTCCAGTGGAGCCACTCGTGGAATCCATGTAGCTGCCAAACTCCTTGTGGTTGTCCGCGCTCGTTGCTTCAAGCCCTGCCGCGCGCAAGTCAGCTTTTGTGGTTACCGGTAGCTTGGCCAAGTCCTTTGGCGATGTTATATCCGCCGGGGTAATACCGGCTTTTTCGAAAAGGCTCCGATAATATGGGACATGCTCGTACGAATGCACCAGTAACTTTTGAAGCTTTTGCCACTGCATTTCTTCCAACTGGGCAGCCGAAAGGCGCTCCGTACTTCTCACCTTCTTATAGGAACGCCAAAACTTGCGCTTGGTAGTAAGCGTGACGAGGGGAAAAATGACGGTACGCAATACTGATCCGTACATTACTTTACCTTCCAAATGTATACGGTGCCGTTGGTATAAACTAACTCCGCGTAAGGCTCCTTGGCAATCTCTTCCACAGGAAAGTCGGGGAATGCCTCTTCCCTCCACCACGCACGAGTTGCCGTTAGGCCCTTAAGCTTGTCGCGGGAGTACAGGATGTAAAAGTCTTCCGTTGGCTTGCCCAATTCTTCACGGGCAATAAGGGAAAGACGCATCCTCTGAAGATATTCGTTAATACGCGCCGCCGTTAAGTCGAGGTCCTGAGTGGTAGAGATTGGCACGGCTAACGCTGCCAGCGCCTGGTCCTGGTAAACGCCCGCATTACTGGACAATGTCTGGGCACTTTTCCCATTGTATTCGTCACGGAACGCATAGATCACGCTTTGGCGGCCTTCGGTTGTGGGTGCCGTAAAGTACGCCGGCAGCTTAGTCATGCCATGGCCTGCGAAGAAACGGACAAGAGGCTCATTTAATGACTGACTAATGATAAGGGCGCCCTCTGGAATCGAATCCTGGATGAAAGTGACCGCCTCATATTCCTTATTGGTAACCCTGCCCTGCTTGGCGTAGGTCACGTAGTAGCCAGCCACCAAGGAACCCACGATTGCCAAGAGGAACAGGCTTGTCCACACACGCCCACGCCTCAGGAGCTCTGTACCAAGTCTCTCCGCATTCACTTGAAGTACCAATACAAGGGCAAGGCTCAGGAAAATCCAAGCGCGGTCAGGAAGCTGACTGTACCCGATGCGGGGGAAGAGTTCGGCAAATGAAAGGAAGATTACCACAGCCAACGCTATCGCCATCGGCAGCGGGCTTCGCTGCTTGCTCCGGGACCACCAAGCAAGCACTGCCGCTGCAGGCAAGGCAAAGCCAATGTTGTAGGCGTAGTAGAGGGCAGCCTGCCAACCGGGCCATCCCAATTCAATGCCATCTGTATTGACGTAATTGTTGATGAACCAAAGGCGATAATCGTGCCGCGCCAAGGACAGGGTAAAGATGACCCAAGTAGTCCTAATGTAATCGCCAATCGAGGTAGGCCAAATGGCCACAAGGGCTAGGAGGGCAAAGCCCCCAATGTACAAAGCGGAACGCTTGGGGTTCTTGGTAATAAGTGGCCACCAAGCCGAAAGCGCGACAACGATGGTGACAGGTAGTAAGAGTGAAACAAGTTCGTGCATCCGGAATGCCAAGCCCACCCCAATACCAAGGAGGACAAAAAGGTCTACGGTTTTTACCTTAGGAAGGGCTGAGAGGACGAAAAGGACTATCAGGTAGCTGATGATTGCAATGCTTTGCGGACGGCCCACAACCAACTCAACCATAAGCACAGGTACGCCTAGGAACATCCCGGCCCATACCGACTTAAGCCACTCAGGAAGTTTAGCCTGCGCAACCAAACCGCATCCCACCAGCCAGGCGGCAACCCAAACCAAGAGAGGTAGTACAACCTTAAAGAGAGCAAAAAGGGAGATGTGAAGTACGCCAAGGGTTGTCTGTGCAAAACTCACAAACTGCACCCTTGAAACGCTTTGGGGAAGTGAACCGGTTTCTTCAATTGTCCGTAGTACAGCCCCCCAGCCGTATCCATCTGCTTCAGGCAAAAAGCGGTACAGGAGCATATGCCCGACTATGAGCATCAAACCCACTAGGAGTGTCCAAATGGGCCAACGCGGTGCAGTGCGAATAGCTTGGAAATCAATAAGACCCTTAAGGGCGAACCCTTCTCCCCTGCGCCAACGCGAGAAAACGTAGAGGGCGGTAAGTATGAAGAGGATCACTGCATAGCCCAGGCGCGCACCGGATTGGGTCAGGCCATTGGAAGAAACAAGGCTTCCAAAAGTAGAGGCCAAGCTAATGGCCGTTATGGAGAGAAAAAGTGCCAGCGCACTCTTACGCCACCAATCCAATTTGCGGGAATTCTCAGCGTAAGGGCCGTTGAGGAGCAGGGCGCCAGGCAAGAAAAAGATCAACCAACCGGTGACCACCGTAAGTGGGGTAAAGAGAAACGCAAGGTGGAGGAGGGCTAGGAGGAGCAAAATCATGACAGGGCTTCGGTGTATAGTTTCTCTACTTCTTTGGAACGGACTTTCCAATCCCATTCGGCAATGTTCTCACGGGCAGCAACTGACATTTTTTCACGTAGCCCTGCATCTTTGAGAATGGTGGACAGCGCTTCGGCAAAACCAGGCACGTTGCTTGGTTCAACCAAATAGCCATTCACGCCGTTCTGTACTAAGTCAGGAATACACGGGATATTGGATGCCACCACAGGTACACCATAGCTTAAAGCCTCCATAACTACACCTGGCAGGCCCTCACCTTCCGCAGGAAGTATGAACGCATGGGCGGCATGGTAAAAGTTGTGCACGTCCTGGCGGCGGCCAGGTGCAAGGAAGACATCGGACAAGCCCTTCTCTTGAATGAGGGAGTTAAACAGCTCCTGCTCCGGCCCTTTCCCCACTGCAATCAACTTAAAAGCATGCCCTTCTTTCCGAAGCTGCTCTGCAACATCCAATAACTTGAAAACGCCCTTGCGCTTGTTAATGAGGCCAATGAAAAGAATGATCGGCACATCGCTCGGGATTGAAAATTCTTCGCGTATGTCACCATCCTTTGGCTGCACCTTAAGATGCACACCGGTAGGTAGAACTCGAAGCTTACTCTTCTTAAAACCCGCCTGTACGGCATGGGGAACGAGCAGCTCGCTGTAGAGCGTTGTGAGGTTAGCCGCGTTTAAGAACGGCTTGGTCATGAGTGCAAAAAAAGTACGGAAAAGCTTGTTGGTAATCCTTCCCATGCTGAACGAATAACTGGGAATAGTGTCGTAAGTCCCAATAAGCTTGGCTTTCATGAGCCCTACACGCTTCATCATAAAAGGAAGGAGGGGCGTAGGATAAAATGGCGCCCACACCTGCAGCACATCATGTGTGCGGCCCACTTTCCAAAGCTTGGAAATCACCCGGAAATCTGTGGGCACATTCCAAAGGATGGCCCCAATTTCCTTGGACCAAATGGGAACGATAGTAATGCTGTCATTCCCCTTAAGGAGCTTGTCGAAATGGAGCTGGTTAACCTCGCTCTTTTTCTTGTCCATTGGCCACACCACGGTCACCTCGTGTCCTTGGTCGGCAAGTATCTGGGCCAATTCAGCAATTGGCCTGCGCATTAAGAACGTGGGGTTAAGGAGTGCAATCCGCACAGTTACCGCCGCTTATCACTTTTAGCCGGTGTGTCCTGGAGTGCCAGGTCACGCACGGCTTTTTCCAATTTCTTACGGAGCCTGTCTACGCTGACGTAGGTGTAGAAGCTGATTGAGAGCACGACAATAAAACCAATGACGGTAAAGAAGTCCAAGGCGCGGATTGCCCCTGCGGAATCGGCAAATGCCCCAAAGACCTGCGGGAAGAGAGTAACAAGCGAAAAGGATATCCAAATTACCATCCATCCTAAGCACTCACGGAGGGTAAACTCGTTCCGACGGAAATGGAGATAGGTAAAGTAACCTTGAATTAACGCGAAGAGAAGCGCCAGTACCTGAATACCAATCATGTTAGCGGTGCGTTAAAAGAAGATGATCAACCTCAGGTGTCTGCTGAACGATCCGGAACTTCCAACTGAAAAGCGTGTTGAGAATTCGAATGCCATCAAGCGGAGTTGTCCCTTTATGGTTATCAAGGTAGATGGTAGGGATGCCCACTTCAAACACGGGGATCTTGTTGGAGACGGCCAAGATAAGCATTTCTGTTTCCATGGCGTATTGCGATGCGACCCAACGGATTTTTGGGTACGTTTTTGCAGTAAAGGCGCGGTAGCCGGACTGGGTGTCACGGGCCTGAATGCCAAACATCATCTTTGATGAATGGGATAGCACCTTGTTGCCCACGCGCATCATAATCGGCATCTCTCCTGAGTGCTGACGGGAACCAACTACCAAACCTTCTTCTACGGTAAGAAGTGGAGCAACCATAGCCTCAAGGTCCTCAACCCGATGCTGGCCATCGGCATCCATAAGGACAATAACATCAGCGCCCATTTTATAGGCCGCGTCACATCCAGTCTTGGCAGCAGCACCCTTACCTAGGTTGGTACGGTGGCGAAGCAAGTGGATACGAGAGTTTATATTCCGGATTTCTTTTACAACTTGAGAAGTCGTGTCGGTTGAGCCATCGTCTACCACAATCACAGATACTTCATGTCCCGCGATGGAGGTTGGAAACTGACTGAGAACTGCCCCTATTCTTTTTCCTTCGTTGTATGCAGGAACCACTGTCACAATATTCATAATCACAGTGTACGTTAAAACGAGATACTTTTGCAAGTTAAATAACCAAGCAAAATGAGCATCTAGAGCTACTTTTTGCTAGCACGGCACACCTTCGCAAAGAAGCTACTCCACCCTGCTGAACCATTTCCAGGCCGTTGTGCACAACTCTTTTAAGGAACTGTGTTCAGGCTGCCAACCCAAAATGGCTTTTGCGTCACCGGAGTCAGCCACCAATACAGCAGGGTCTCCCTCTCTGCGCGCAGCAAAAGCGTGTGGCACAGGGAGATGAGCAGCTTCTGAAACCGCCGCGATGATTTCCCTTACCGAGTACCCCTTGCCCGTACCTAGGTTGAATGGCCGGCTTTCACCGCCCTTTACCAAGTACTCCAAGGCCTTAATGTGTGCAGATGCCAAGTCGGTGACATGAACATAGTCCCGGACACAGGTGCCATCCGGGGTGGACCAATCGTCACCAAAAACGGTAAGGGCAGGGATATCCCCCTTAACTGCCAGGCAAGCACGAGGTATAAGGTGTGTCTCAGGATTGTGGTTCTCCCCCAATTCCCCTTCAGGGTCTGCGCCGGCGGCATTGAAATAACGGAGAGGCACGACACGGAGCCCCCCGGTAGCTGATGCTTCTAAAAAGATTCTTTCAGCCGCCAGCTTTGACCACCCATACGGATTAACCGGCTGCGTAATGTGATCCTCTTTCAAATATTCGGAAACAGGGCTTCCATATACGGCCGCCGTCGATGAGAACACGAGGTACTTCACCCCATTCGCTAGCATGGCCCGGGCGACGGAAAGGGATCCCGCCGTGTTAGTTTCGTAAAAACTCAACGGGTCTTTCACCGATTCCCCCACTTCAATGAGGCCGGCCAGGTGGATTACCGCCTCGATGCCATTCGTGCGTATCACCTCGGAAAGCTGGGCCGTATCCCGGACATCTCCCTTGATCATTTCTCCCCATAGCACTGCCTCCTGCTTCCCATTGTGGAGCGAGTCAAAAACTACCGGCACATGCCCTGCGCGGGAAAGTGCCTTGGCCACATGCGATCCAATAAAGCCGGCGCCGCCGGTAACGAGTACGTTCATGTACCCATAAGCCTACCAACTTCTCTTACGGCCTACTACCGTTCTGCCTCCGGATGTGCCGGCTAATGTAGGCAACGGGATGCCAGTATCCAAGCGGGTCTAAAAGGTGAAGGAATAGGAAGAGGAACCAGTTCCTGCATGCATCCCACTTGGTTGTGAATTCTTCCGTAGGAACATACGCAACTGAGACAAGGGGCACTTTTCTCCCAACCATCTTCTGCATAAGCCTTCCTATGTTGAGCCAGAAATAGCCCCAGCGCAGGCGGAGGAGGTGCAACTTGTTGCTGAATACCACAATCCGCCAGTGCTCGTAAGCTTGTGCCTTGGCGTACTTTTCAATCAAGGGAAGGGTAAAGCGGATGTTCTCAAATGTATCAGCCGCCCTATCTTCAACGATTATTTTCTCAGCTGGAACCTGTCTTTCCCGAAGAAACTGGGCCATAAGCTGCGCATCAGAAACAGGCTGAATATGGGCAGGCCGTAACATTCCGCCTGAGACAACGAAAACTGCGCGGCTGCCCTGCGCCTCCCAGTTTGCATATGCCACTTCTAGGCGGTCGCCCGTGACAGACCCCTCTAAAACGCCACGTACTATTTCCCCAGAAGGAACAT
This genomic window contains:
- a CDS encoding glycosyltransferase family 2 protein, producing MNIVTVVPAYNEGKRIGAVLSQFPTSIAGHEVSVIVVDDGSTDTTSQVVKEIRNINSRIHLLRHRTNLGKGAAAKTGCDAAYKMGADVIVLMDADGQHRVEDLEAMVAPLLTVEEGLVVGSRQHSGEMPIMMRVGNKVLSHSSKMMFGIQARDTQSGYRAFTAKTYPKIRWVASQYAMETEMLILAVSNKIPVFEVGIPTIYLDNHKGTTPLDGIRILNTLFSWKFRIVQQTPEVDHLLLTHR
- a CDS encoding DUF2304 domain-containing protein, with translation MIGIQVLALLFALIQGYFTYLHFRRNEFTLRECLGWMVIWISFSLVTLFPQVFGAFADSAGAIRALDFFTVIGFIVVLSISFYTYVSVDRLRKKLEKAVRDLALQDTPAKSDKRR
- a CDS encoding glycosyltransferase family 4 protein translates to MRRPIAELAQILADQGHEVTVVWPMDKKKSEVNQLHFDKLLKGNDSITIVPIWSKEIGAILWNVPTDFRVISKLWKVGRTHDVLQVWAPFYPTPLLPFMMKRVGLMKAKLIGTYDTIPSYSFSMGRITNKLFRTFFALMTKPFLNAANLTTLYSELLVPHAVQAGFKKSKLRVLPTGVHLKVQPKDGDIREEFSIPSDVPIILFIGLINKRKGVFKLLDVAEQLRKEGHAFKLIAVGKGPEQELFNSLIQEKGLSDVFLAPGRRQDVHNFYHAAHAFILPAEGEGLPGVVMEALSYGVPVVASNIPCIPDLVQNGVNGYLVEPSNVPGFAEALSTILKDAGLREKMSVAARENIAEWDWKVRSKEVEKLYTEALS
- the galE gene encoding UDP-glucose 4-epimerase GalE, whose translation is MNVLVTGGAGFIGSHVAKALSRAGHVPVVFDSLHNGKQEAVLWGEMIKGDVRDTAQLSEVIRTNGIEAVIHLAGLIEVGESVKDPLSFYETNTAGSLSVARAMLANGVKYLVFSSTAAVYGSPVSEYLKEDHITQPVNPYGWSKLAAERIFLEASATGGLRVVPLRYFNAAGADPEGELGENHNPETHLIPRACLAVKGDIPALTVFGDDWSTPDGTCVRDYVHVTDLASAHIKALEYLVKGGESRPFNLGTGKGYSVREIIAAVSEAAHLPVPHAFAARREGDPAVLVADSGDAKAILGWQPEHSSLKELCTTAWKWFSRVE
- a CDS encoding YdcF family protein; this translates as MKQTADFYHVPSGEIVRGVLEGSVTGDRLEVAYANWEAQGSRAVFVVSGGMLRPAHIQPVSDAQLMAQFLRERQVPAEKIIVEDRAADTFENIRFTLPLIEKYAKAQAYEHWRIVVFSNKLHLLRLRWGYFWLNIGRLMQKMVGRKVPLVSVAYVPTEEFTTKWDACRNWFLFLFLHLLDPLGYWHPVAYISRHIRRQNGSRP